GGAATACCGACCCCAGCCCATGGCCGTCATCTCGCGGCAGGCGTCCTCGACCAGCCAGCCGGTGCCCTTGCTTTCCAGATTGTCCGTGTCGTCCATGCAGATGATGAGCTTCATGACGCAGCTCCCGAGTCGTTGGGGTTGGTGGTGTGAAGAAGTCCGCGGGCTTCGAGCTTGGTCAGCAGGGCCGGCACGGGTAGGGCGCCCAGGGCTCCGAAGACCATGCCGCTTCCCGTCTTGATGGCCGTGCTGAGCATCAGGACCTGTAGGTCCATGCCGACCATCCATTCCGAGAACAGCGAGACAGGGGCCCTGGCCCCGGCCGCGAGGAATCCGGCGAAGGCGAAGGCCAGCAGGTTTTTGCGGCTTCGACGCAGGAACGGCACGCAGAAATCCACGACCAGGGCGGGCAGGACGTAACTGACCAGCCCCAGGGGCCCGAGCTTGCCGCTGCCCGTGAACATGCCCAGCAGCCCGGCCATGACCGCCGCCATGGTCGCGCCCCATGGCTTGCGGACGCACAGGGCCGCCAGCAGCAGGAAAAGGATCAGAAAGAACATGGAGTGTCCCGGCACCTTGAGATTGAGGCGCAGCAGGAGCTTTGTGGACAGGATCAGCAGGGAGCAGAAGCCCAGGAAGAGGGATTCCTGCAGGGTGAAGCCGAGCATGTGGTTACGCATGGGGCGCTCCGGGTTGAGATGAACGCTGCGGACCGGGCCAGACGGTGCGGCCGGGGTGCAGGCCGTACCAGCGGCAGTGAGCGGCCAGGGCGATGTCCCTGGCCAGGGCCAGGCTGGTCACGATGGCCGGCAGGCAGATGACCCGCACCAGCGTGGCCCAGTTGACGGGGTTCAGGAGTTCGCGGGGCAGGATGCGGGCCCCGCGCAGGACCTGGCTTTCGTAGGTCTGCACCGTCACGCCCCACAGGGTGGGGAAGAAGAAAACGCAGGTCGAGAGCACGAAGCCCATCCGGGCCGGCAGCACGCGGACCAGCAGACGGGCCATGTCGCCGTGGTGCGTGGTCCGCATCAGCAGCACGCCGGGCAGGACGAGGAGGACCAGGCGGTACGCGACGCGCGCCCCTTCCGGCAGGCTCTGCGGTCCGTAGCGAAGCAAATAGAGGGCCAGGACCAGCGCGACCTGCCAGACGAAGACCAGGACGAGGCGTTTCCAGGGGTGCTTGTGCGCCCTGGAAGCCAGAGCCAGGGCCGCCGTGCCCAGGGTCAGAGCCGTCAGGCTCCAGGGGCCGTGCCAGAGCATGGCGGCCAGGGACAGGCCGAGGGCCGCCGCCATACGGGCCACGAGTTGGGTCTGGCCGACTCGCGGTGTGTGTCGGGATGCGCCACTCAGCATGGGGTCAGCCCCGTGCGGTCGAGACGGTGGATGCTGTGCGCCCCGTGCGTTGCGGGCCTGCGGTGCAGGGCGCAGACGACGGATGATCCGCCGCGGCTGAGGGTGTGCAGGATGTCCCAGACCCGGGCCGCGCTGGCGGGGTCGAGGCCGACGAAGGGGTCGTCGAGGAGGAGCAGCTCCGGCTCCACGGCCAGGACCGAGGCCAGGGCGACGAGGTGCTGCTCCCCGTGGCTCAGGAGAAAGGGCGGGCGGTGCGCCAGCCCGGACAGGCCCAAGCCGTCCAGGATCTCGCCGGCCAGTTCGAGGCGGCGCGCCTCGGGCAGCTTCCTGTAGCCCAGGGGGAAGGAGACTTCCTCCAGGACCGTGTCGGCAGTCAGCTGCCGGGCGGGGTTCTGGACCAGCAGGCCGACCCGCCCGCGCAGCTTCGCCGGAGTCGGGGGCAGACCCAGGACTTCGGCCGTTCCCGATGACAGGGCCTGGAATCCCGTCAGGCACCGCAGGAGAGAGGTCTTCCCGGATCCGTTGTCACCGTGGATGATGGCGATTTCGCCTTTTCGCAGCATGAAATTCAGGTTGCCCCAGATGCGCCTGTCGCCCAGTTCCAGGGATGCGGACGAAAGGATCGCCATGAAGGGGTTTTCGGCGAGATGCGGCGGGCTCGAAAGCGGGACAGGGGCCGGGCGGACGGTGTCGCGCAGGGCGGCGTCGGCGATGCCGAGAGTGCGCTGGATGACCGTGAGCGCGGTGGGGTCGTGCTCGCACAGCACGACGCTGCCTCCCGCGGCCAGAAAATGTCCGAGAAAGGCATCGAGGGCTTCGATGCCGGACTGATCGAGCTGGGCGCAGGGTTCGTCGAGGAGCAGGACGGCCGGGTCCATGACCAGCATTGAGGCCAGGAGAATCTTGTACTTCTGGCCGATGGACAGCGTGCCGACGGGCCGGTCCAGGGGCGTTTCGGCGGGGTCGAGTCCGACGCGGGACATGGCCTGCAGCATGCGGCCGGTCATCTCGTCCGCTGGCACGAGCAGGTTCTCCAGGCCGAAGGCCAGTTCGGAGCCGACGTCCGGACAGAGGAGCTGCGTGTCGGGGTTCTGCAGGATGAGCCCGATGCGGCCGGGCAGGGCTTCGGACACGGGTTGGCCGTCGAGCAGGACCTTGCCGCCGGGACCGGGGGGATGCAGCCCGGCCATGGTCCGCAGCAGCGTCGATTTGCCGCTGCCGGTGGGGCCGGTGATGCAGAGGCATTCCCCGGGGCCGACCTCGAGGTCGACCCCGGAGTAGAGCGGGCCGGCGATGCCGGCCGCGCTGACGTTTTGCAACGTGAGGTTCATCAGAAGAAGTAGTCGATGCCGCAGTACAGCGTCCGGCCGGGCCGGGGGAAGCCGTAGCTTTCCTCGTAATCCTCGTCGAAGAGGTTGTTGACGCCGGCGTAGACGCTCAGGGCCTTTTCCAGAAAGGCATGGCTCAGCTTGAGATCGACCAAGGTGAAGTCGTCCATGCGCTTCTTCAGGGTGGCGTCATCGTTGTACGTGTACTGGTTGGCCACGTACTGGAGTCCTGCGTACAGAGTCGTGCCGAAGGGGCAGATGTATTTACCTTCCAGCGAAACAGTGTCACGGGGACGGTACTGCAATTCATCGCGTTCGGAGCCGTCAGATTTATCCTCGGAGTCCAGATAGTTGTATGCTGTCTTGATCCAAAGCGAGTCGAAGAACGTGTTTTCCAGTCCAACTTCAAACCCGTGAAATAGATATTCTTCAAAATTCGTGTAGGTTTCCTTTTTTGGATCAAGAATGGTCGGAGTCGCAACCTTTTCAATCATGTCCTGAGCTTCAATCCGGTAGATCGATCCGCTGAAAACCGTCTTGAACGGTAGTTCCTGGGTCAGGCCGATTTCGAAATGCTTCGCAACTTCGGGCTCTAAATCCGGGTTGCCGGATGCGGAGTCGAAAAGGTTCCGCACTGAGGCGAAGCGCACCTTGCGGGCGTGGTTGGCGGAGAGGGTGGTGCCTTCGAAGGGGCGGTAGCTCGCACCGAGGAGATAGGTCCAGTCCGTGGCCGTCTCCGATTCGGGGCCGGTCTGGGCGACGTGGCTGCCACCGGCGACCAGAGTCACCTGATCGATGGGAGTGATGGTGTATTCCAGTCCGGCCGAGTATTCCTGCAGATCCTGGTTCACACCGATGTCGGTCTTCTTGCCTTTAGTGTTCGTGGAGAACCCAGATTCGTCCCAGCTTTGATTTTCGCCGTTGACGGCGGTCGTAAGGACGCCGAGTACATCGAAGTCGTAGCTGGCGCGGAGGGATGCGCCAGCTACGCTGCTTGTGGAACGACTTTTGCCGTTGATAGCGTCGTATGTGTCGTCTTTGAAGGTTTTGGTCAGTTCGTTACGCTGGTTCGCGTATACGGCCGTGTCGAGAGACAGGGGGAAATCGAACTCGTGGCGCAGGTTGAACTGGGTGCCCACCTCGCTGTAGTCCTCCAGGCGTTCGTACTTGGCCGTCTTTCCGAAGGGGTCCTTGCTGTCGGTGATGACGGACGGCGGCTTGCCATAGCTGCCGCCGGTGTAAGAGAAGACTGCGCCGAGCTTGGTGCTGTCGCTGATGTTGTACCCGCCGTTGAAAAAGGCGCTGTCGCGGTCACGGTCGCTGTTTTCACGATTGTCGGAGTCTTGCGCCGCATTCCGGTCGAAGTCGTCGGAAATCGGATATGCTTTGGAATTGAGGCTGCTCACGCTGCCGAAGAAAAATCCCTTTTCGCTTCCGCCGGACAGGGAAGCCTTGCCAAGGTAGGAATCGACCTCCCCGGCCCGTACGCCCACGGAACCGTGCATGCCCTGTTCGCCGCCCTTGGTGATGATATTGATGACGGCGGCGGTTCCGCCGGCCCCGTAGAGCACGGAACTGGCGCCTTTGGTCAGCACGATGCGGGCGATGTTCTCGGCCGGGATGGAGGCCGGGTCGAACTGTCCGTCGTAGGTGGACTGAAAGGGTGTGCCGTTGATGAGCAGCTTGATGTGGCGCGTGCGGAAGCCACGGACGTCGATGCGCGGGGTGCCGTCGGCCGCGGTGCGGATGTACACGCCCGGCAGCATCTCGATGGCTTCGTTGAGAGTGGTTGCGCCGCGCATCTCGATGTCTTCTGCCGTGACCTCGGCGACGTTGGTTACGTCTTCGACGCCGGGCTTGTCGGATTTGACAACGATTTCACCCAGGACATATTCGGCCTCCTGGGCGGATGCCGGATGTGCCAGGACCAAGGCGAGGAGAAGCATGAAGGCCTGCTGGAATCGGGTCATGGGAATCCTCATGTGTAGGAAGTTGAAGATAGGGTCCTTTGCCGGAAGATTGTATTATGTCTGCGTAGGTATATTTATGAAAAATTTTAGTCAATACGGACACATGTGTCTTTTATGGCATAATAGATGGCGCGCGTTCACGATCAGCTGCATCCTGGATGTGGACGCGTCAAAAGATATCCCGGTGAGAGCGGATGTGCACGACATCCGGCTTTTGTTGGCAAGGAAAAATTTATGAACGCACAAGAAACCCGCACCCTCGGCCGCGCCCTGTGGCGATTGGTGCGTTTCGCCCGACCCCATGCGCGGCGCATCCTGCTGGGGCTCGCGGCCAATGCGGGGGCGCGGTTTTTCGATCTGCTGCCCATGATCGTGGTCGGGCGGGTGGTGGACACGGTGTCCGTGGCCCTGCGGGACGGGCAGGCCCTGGCCGGGACTGATTTTCTCTGGGCCGGGCTGCTGGTGCTCGGCACCTTCGCGGGGCTGGCCGTGTTCCAGAGCGTCAGCGACTACACCCTGGACAGCGCGGCGCAGATGATCCGGCACGACCTGCGCGTGGAACTCTACACCCACGTGCAGCGCCTCGACGTGTCGTACTTCGAGTCCCGCCAGACGGGCGACATCATGGCCGTGCTGGCCGGGGACGTGGACAACCTGGAGCGCTTCTTCTCGGACACGTCCACGAGCATCGTGCGCCTGTTCATCACCTTCACCGGCATCTACGGCATCCTTTTCTGGCTGGACTGGCACCTGGCGCTGCTCCTTTTGGCGCCCATGCCCATCGCCGTCTGGGCCGTGCGCTTCTTCGCCACCCGCGTCTCGCCCCAGTACCGCACGGCGCGCAAGGCCGTGGGCGAGATCAACTCCATCCTTGAGAACAACCTGCAGGGCATGCACGTCATCCAGGCCTACTCGGCCCAGGACCACCAGACGGGCCGTATCCGCCAGCGCTCCGAGGAGTACCGC
The Desulfomicrobium escambiense DSM 10707 genome window above contains:
- a CDS encoding ABC transporter ATP-binding protein → MNLTLQNVSAAGIAGPLYSGVDLEVGPGECLCITGPTGSGKSTLLRTMAGLHPPGPGGKVLLDGQPVSEALPGRIGLILQNPDTQLLCPDVGSELAFGLENLLVPADEMTGRMLQAMSRVGLDPAETPLDRPVGTLSIGQKYKILLASMLVMDPAVLLLDEPCAQLDQSGIEALDAFLGHFLAAGGSVVLCEHDPTALTVIQRTLGIADAALRDTVRPAPVPLSSPPHLAENPFMAILSSASLELGDRRIWGNLNFMLRKGEIAIIHGDNGSGKTSLLRCLTGFQALSSGTAEVLGLPPTPAKLRGRVGLLVQNPARQLTADTVLEEVSFPLGYRKLPEARRLELAGEILDGLGLSGLAHRPPFLLSHGEQHLVALASVLAVEPELLLLDDPFVGLDPASAARVWDILHTLSRGGSSVVCALHRRPATHGAHSIHRLDRTGLTPC
- a CDS encoding TonB-dependent receptor plug domain-containing protein, with the protein product MTRFQQAFMLLLALVLAHPASAQEAEYVLGEIVVKSDKPGVEDVTNVAEVTAEDIEMRGATTLNEAIEMLPGVYIRTAADGTPRIDVRGFRTRHIKLLINGTPFQSTYDGQFDPASIPAENIARIVLTKGASSVLYGAGGTAAVINIITKGGEQGMHGSVGVRAGEVDSYLGKASLSGGSEKGFFFGSVSSLNSKAYPISDDFDRNAAQDSDNRENSDRDRDSAFFNGGYNISDSTKLGAVFSYTGGSYGKPPSVITDSKDPFGKTAKYERLEDYSEVGTQFNLRHEFDFPLSLDTAVYANQRNELTKTFKDDTYDAINGKSRSTSSVAGASLRASYDFDVLGVLTTAVNGENQSWDESGFSTNTKGKKTDIGVNQDLQEYSAGLEYTITPIDQVTLVAGGSHVAQTGPESETATDWTYLLGASYRPFEGTTLSANHARKVRFASVRNLFDSASGNPDLEPEVAKHFEIGLTQELPFKTVFSGSIYRIEAQDMIEKVATPTILDPKKETYTNFEEYLFHGFEVGLENTFFDSLWIKTAYNYLDSEDKSDGSERDELQYRPRDTVSLEGKYICPFGTTLYAGLQYVANQYTYNDDATLKKRMDDFTLVDLKLSHAFLEKALSVYAGVNNLFDEDYEESYGFPRPGRTLYCGIDYFF
- a CDS encoding ECF transporter S component, yielding MRNHMLGFTLQESLFLGFCSLLILSTKLLLRLNLKVPGHSMFFLILFLLLAALCVRKPWGATMAAVMAGLLGMFTGSGKLGPLGLVSYVLPALVVDFCVPFLRRSRKNLLAFAFAGFLAAGARAPVSLFSEWMVGMDLQVLMLSTAIKTGSGMVFGALGALPVPALLTKLEARGLLHTTNPNDSGAAS